The following nucleotide sequence is from Coffea eugenioides isolate CCC68of chromosome 3, Ceug_1.0, whole genome shotgun sequence.
AAGTATTGCAGAAGACCTGGAGAACATGCTACGTAATGGAGATAACCTGTGCGTGGAAATGGAAGAACAACTCTGTTTGGATCACCAACTTCAGcaccccaaaacaaaaaaaacaaaaaaaaaccctaCAACCCGTCCCTTCTACCCGCTAGACACTTTCCATGAACCTACGACAGCCAAAGATGTATATTCAACAAGTGTGCTATTCCCCAGAAAGTGGAACAAAAACTTAACAAGGATATGTAGACTTGGAAAGATTAAGGccatttgatgaaaaaattcatCTTCCAAACATATCTTACGGAGGTTCCAACTTTGAAATGTAGAATTACCAAATAGACATACATAACTCTGAAGTATCACTAATTGAAGAAAAAGAATCCCAGAATTTCATAATCTTGACAATCATCTGTTAGTCTTCAACAGAACACATAAGATTTTGAAGTTGAAGTAAAGCGAGTCATAATAATGCCTCTAAAGAAAAGCTCATTCAGCAGCTAGAGGGGCATCCCCGATAGAGTAACGCCTATGTAACTCCCTTGCTCCTCCCTCGTCGACAATCTTAATTACGAAGTTTGGTGGGGCCACAACCAGTCTTGACCGAATCTCTATTATGCACTTGTCAACCAATTCAACGGCTTCCTCCAATGTCATATCCCTGTGGTAGTGCCTATCCATCATGGCAAGTGAAAAATAGGACCCATAACCAAATGCTGCCTTGTCAACCTTGTGAAGACTAGCAATATAGTCAATGTAGTACAAGGATGGACCAGTCTCCTTGTCATAACCAGCCAGAAGGATATTGACAGTGTAAGGGTTCTGAAGAAACAAATACCAGATCTCAGCAAAGACACATAAGCAAT
It contains:
- the LOC113765297 gene encoding proteasome subunit beta type-2-B-like — translated: MECVFGLVGKGFALVVSDTSAVHSILVHKSDEDKIMKLDDYKLMGASGEAGDRVQFTEYIQKNVALYQYRNGIPLTTAAAANFTRGELATALRKNPYTVNILLAGYDKETGPSLYYIDYIASLHKVDKAAFGYGSYFSLAMMDRHYHRDMTLEEAVELVDKCIIEIRSRLVVAPPNFVIKIVDEGGARELHRRYSIGDAPLAAE